Genomic window (Paenibacillus sp. 37):
CGCACATCATGAGAGTGTGCTGGCAGCTTATGCAACAGAACGTCTGTCCGAAATTGATGGGTTAACGATCTATGGCCCAGCCAAGCGGCATGTGGGTGTTGTTACCTTTAACCTGGGTGATGTTCATCCGCATGATGTGGCAACCGTACTGGATGCGAGTGGCGTAGCTATTCGTGCCGGACACCATTGCTGTCAACCGCTAATGCGCTGGCTTGAAGTTAGCTCAACAGCTCGTGCCAGCTTCTATCTATACAATAACGAACAAGATGTAGATCGGCTTGTCAGCGCCTTAATCCAGACAAAGGAGTATTTTGGCGATGCAACTTGATGATCTGTACAGACGTGTTATAATGGACCACTACAAAAACCCGCGTAACCGCGGAACATTTGATAATGACGCTGTCACGGTGAATTTGAACAATCCAACGTGCGGCGACCGGATTTCACTGCAAATTTTGCTGAAAGACGGAATCGTCCAGGAAGCCAAATATACGGGTGAAGGCTGCTCCATCAGCATGTCGTCTGCATCGATGATGACAGAGGCCGTCAAAGGCAAAACGATGGAACAGGCACTCGATATCGCTAACCGTTTTTCCTCACTGATGAAAGGTGAAGAAGTCGATTTCGACGATTATGAAGATCTCGAAGCCCTATCCGGTGTGAACAAGTTCCCTGCACGCATCAAATGTGCCACTCTGGCCTGGAATGCATTACGCAAAGGGATTGACGAAGAGAACAAAGTACAATAACGATAGGGAGGTAGAGCAAGATGGCTAAAAAAGCACCAGAAATGGAAGAGTACAAATATGGTTTTCGCGACGAGCACAAATCCATCTTTCAAACCGGTAAAGGTCTGACTGCAGAAGTGGTTA
Coding sequences:
- the sufU gene encoding Fe-S cluster assembly sulfur transfer protein SufU; amino-acid sequence: MQLDDLYRRVIMDHYKNPRNRGTFDNDAVTVNLNNPTCGDRISLQILLKDGIVQEAKYTGEGCSISMSSASMMTEAVKGKTMEQALDIANRFSSLMKGEEVDFDDYEDLEALSGVNKFPARIKCATLAWNALRKGIDEENKVQ